The nucleotide window CTAGGACTTTTGCTCTATCCAAGAAGAGGGACACATCGTCCACTGCCTTCACGTATCCGGTCTTAGTCCTGTAATAGGTCTTAAGGGAATCCACTTGAAGTAAGGTATCCGTTGATTCCTCGAAAATCATCTTATTCACCTCTAAGTTTGTAGGGACTTAACACGTCCAGCATGGCAGTTCCGAAGTAATAGAAAGCTGTGCTTAGGAGGATTATCCCTATTCCTGGAGGGAGAACCCACCACCAGGCGAACCCGTTTACGAAGGAGATATTGTTGGTTGCAAAGCCCAACATGTTCCCCCAGGTGGGGAAGTTGATGATTCCTAGACCTAGGAAATCAAGCCCTGACTCTGCCAATATTACTCCAGGGACATCGTACGCCAGTTGCGCGAAGAGAATGCCCATAAGATTAGGTACTATGTGCCTGAAGAGGATCCTGAACTTTCCCTCCCCCAAGGCTCTGGAAGCTTCAACGAATGTTCTGTTCCTCAGTGATAAGGTTTGACCACGGATTATCTTTGCAGTGCCTGGCCACGAGAGAAAGGATATGATGAGCAAGATTATCAGCGCTTTATTCACGTTAACTATTACGCCAGTGGCGTCAAATATACTAATAAGGACAATCAGTAAAGGCAAACCCGGAATGAGGAGGAAAAAGTCCGTCAAGGCATTTAGGGTAAGGTCCGTGAATCCACCTATATACCCAGCAAGCAAACCTATTATTAAACCTATTCCAATAATTAGGGCTGAGGCAACCAAGGAAAGGTAAAGATCGAACCTGGCCCCGTATATGAACTCTGAGAAGACGCTACCTCCATTATCATCTGTTCCGAGCCTGCCGTAGGCAAAACCCAGTGAGCTAAATTGAGGGTTAGATATCAGGAAGGTCTCCTTGGAGTTACCAGTGTTTTGGAAGGAGACAACCAGGTAATATAGCCCCGGCTTAGGAAGGGCAGCAGATGGGAACTCATAGGAAGCCAAGGGCTGATCTTGGAATGGGAGGGAGTTCACATATGGCGAATTGCTTGGGTTTATTGATTCCGAATTGAACATCACATGGTTTACTGTACCTGGCTTCACTTGCACAGTAGGAGTAATAGGTATGGGTGAAAGGGTCATTATGTTCAGGTTGTTTAGGTAAAGGTTTACGTTAAATCCAGTGGTATCTGGGGCGAGTAAGTTGAACGAAATGATTACGTTGTATGGATGGGACCAGTTCCACTTGATAGGGAAGGAGACGTTTTCAGTACCTCCTGGAGGGACTACAACCCTGATATACGTGGAGTTTACTTCATTCCCTCCAGAGCCAGTTAGTGTAAGATGAACGTTGGGTGGCAAAGACCTGTATTGGGGGAAGAGTGTAGCCCACGATGGGACAGCATACGGTGCTGCCACAAATTGTTGTGAAATAGAATAGGGGTTGTTGTAAGAGGTCAGGATGGGTGCCGCTAAGGCCAATATGACGAAAAAGGCTATAACAACCACAGAAAAGATAAAACTCTTCCTAGACAGAAGATCCGTCACTACCTTATTCATTCGTATTTCACCCTAGGATCGATAAGGGGGTAAACTAGATCTAACGCGAGTAGGATGACTACCGCGAACAGACTTATGATGTAGAAATCTCCCCCAAGTAAGGGTACGTCAAGGTTCTCAGAAGCCCTAACAAGTAACCTCCCCAATCCTGGGATATTGAACACATCCTCTATGAAAACGACCCCCGCAAAGAGGAAAGCAATGTCTATTCCCACCCTTGTGACTACTGGTATTATGGCGTTCCTTGTAATATGCTTATATAGAATGTTTCTATCGTCGATCCCTCTTGCCCTCAAATAATTAACGAAGTTACTCCCCATGAGCTCTATTCCGTTGTTTCTAAAAAGGATGTTTCTGACTCCGTAGCTTATTACCGTAATGAATAGAATGGGCAGAGTGAGGAACTTCAACAGGTCTACCCAGTAAACTACACCTTGAAGAGGATGACCGTTATTTGTAATAGCTTCGCCTAGGTTTGTGGGGAAAATCTTAAAGTAGAATCCAAAGAAGTATAGTACTATCTCCCCAAGCCAGAACGCTGGTATAAAATACGTCATTATTGAGGTAAAGCTAACAACGCTATCACCTATCTTCCCTTGCCTAGAAATGGAGTAAAGTCCCAAGACTACAGCTAAAATTGAACTTAAGATTAAGCTTGGTATAACTAACAAGGCTGTAACTGGGAACCTTTGCTCCACTAGAGTAATTACAGGTTCCTGATAACTCATGGATATACCCAGGTGGAAAGTCAGGAGAGATTTAATGTATATGAAGAACCTCTCCGGGAGAGGAAGGTTCAACCCAAACTGAGCATCCAAAGCCTGGACAAGCTCGCTTCTGGGTAGACCCTTATATGTGAGGGGAACGTAGAGCTCAGCCGGATTAATGCCATATAAGGTGGGAAGTACTTGGAAAATTGCGAAATTGAAAACTAATATACCGAATAGGAGCACTAGTCTCTCAGCGATTCTCTTTATCAAGTATCTTGCCAATCCCATAACTATCAACATTATACTAATGACAATCAGTTCAAAAAAACTTTATGTAGTAATGTTCTCTTGTTTGTTTGAAATGTTAATAATATCCCTGTTTCTTGTTTAAACATTCCATCAGTGCTTGATCCAAGACTGGAAAAAGTACAAGGGTCGAATGTAATTAACACGAGGACTATTCAAATACTTGAAAAGTTGTCCTAGACATGGTATATTATTTCTGTGAGGTTTAAAATTAGTTTTTTACAAATAAAGGCAAAATTCTCTGTGAGATCTAGAATTAAGATTCATAAGGATTTATAAGGGGAAAGCCTCGTTACTCACGGCGGGGACGGAGTCAGTTCGGACAAACTCTATATAACCGAGCTGAAATAACTAGAGTCATACAGAAATGAAGGGTACAAGGAAAGGGGAGAAGTCAAAGGTCACTAAGTGGAGGATCCTTACTATTGCGTTGGCACTACTACTTATTTTCGCTGGGACTGAGCTATTCTACATTCACGTTAAATCTGGACCAGTTACAATCGAAGTAAAAGGGGTTTCAACAATTAATCAAATAGTCGCAGTAAATAACAATACGTTGGCTTTTGTAGGTGACCTTAAGCAGGGCAACACTTACCGTGGTGTTTTAGGGGAGTTCTTTCTAGGTAATTTATCTTATGTTCTCTTTAATTTGGGGAACTATTTTACGAACGGCTCAGTGTATTCAATAGCTTATAACGGATCAGCTTTCCTGTTAGGCGGGGCACAGTACTTCAAGGTAGGTAACGCAAGCGTCCTAGTACCAGAGACAATTCTTTATAATGATAATAAAATAATTAACTTGACTAGTCTTATCCCAAACATCTACACCCCAGGTCAGGTCTTCTCTGTTTCGTGGCAGAGGGATTTCTGGCTCATCGGAGGCAGTTCCTTAGTCATACAGGGATCGAGTAAGTTCCAGATCCCATTTCTGATTAAGGTGTTCCCTAACCTTAACGTGTCAGACGTAACTTCGAACCTACCCTCTTATTTCTATCAACCGCTTAGCGTGGGATCAGGGATCTTCACCATCTCCTCGGATGGAGGAAGTTCATTCATTGGGGGAACCCACTTGTTTAACTATACAATAGCCCTATACGATGGGGAGTCCTTCATTAGCTATCCTGAAGGTTTAGGAGGGATTATTGCATCATCCTTCTCGCCAGCAGGTTGGATCTTTGGGGGCTTTACATACTCTCTCAACGACACGCAGATAACCCTAACCCTCCTTGGGGTTTTAAACGGATCAAAAGTTCAATTAATTACCTTAAAATATGAAGTCGGTATAGTTAATTCAATAACTTACGCGGATGGGAAGTACGTTATTTCCCTGAGGATTCCGGTAATAAATAACTTCACCGAATCATCATCAGAGGAAGGGATAGTTCTCTCTGGTAGTAATTTAAATGCTCTTAATCCCATATATACTGCGACAAATACAAGTATAAACTCTCTCCTTGTAGTAGGCAACCATATAGTGGGCGCCGGTTATGTGTACTCCAGCCAAAGACAGGCAATTATTTTGGTTCTAGAGCACTAAATTTTCAAGAGAAATAATTTATATAAGGATACTTTAGAGTTGTGAATGTACTCTGACGGGTAGAAAAGTTAGTTGAAATTGCTGAGAGTCCGGTTCCTCTCTGAAGACTTTACCCTGCTTTAAGGCTTTGAGGCAGTAAAATAAATAAATTTCGTAATATATTCTTTCTTGTCTAAGATTCAGTAATATTTCATAATAAAGAGCGGACATTCCATGAGGGAACTCTCACCTCTCTTAACTTTATTGGGGTTTGAATGGTTTAGTTGAAAAACAATGTTTATGTTATCTTAAGTTTACTCTCTAATTCAAAGATCAAAAGTTATCTTGCTAAAGTACGCTAATACATTCTTTTAATTCTATTAAAAGAACTTCATTAAGTGATAGTTCAGTTATGAAAAAGTTTAAATTCTATATCGCTCCCCATTATAAACGGAGAGATGTATATATGAGAAGAATACTCATTTTGATAAGCCTTCTTCTGGTAATTGCAATGTTTATCGCAGTACCGGTTGAGGTATCGAGCTTCGCTATAGCCAACTTCGATACTCCAGTGCTCACACCATCACAGGCTATATACAACGAACCCTGGGTAGGAACCATAGTATATACCTACGCCTACAGTACCCATACAGATGAGTTTAACGCTCTCCTAGCAGGCAAGGTAGACTTCATAAGTCTAACCCATATCTCAGAGATAAATGAGCTTAAGCACGCCCCCTATAACCAGACTGCCTTCCTAGCAATAGCTCCTCAGGAGAGCTTCGGGCAAGTGGTCTTCGCCTTTGGTAACAACCTGACCTCTAACATTTACTTCAGGTACGCCATAAGCTCTCTCATTAACCCCGAGAACGTCACCTCTTACGTACTGGACAATGGAGTTCTAGGGGTAGACGAGCCCTACTTCGTAAACCCCTCCCTCCAGGTCTACCAACAATGGTTCAATCCTCAAGTTGAGTCCTTCTACCAACAGTACGAGTCCTATAACCTAACTAGAGCAGTGATGTACCTAGAGATGGTGCCTGGAGTAACCCACCAGAACGGGCAGTGGTTCTATCAAGGAAAACCATTGAAGTTGACCTTCTACTACACTTTCCCACCCAACACGTTGAAGAGGTTTGCTGACCTTCTAGCTAGCTCAGCAGCGGCAATAAACCTCTCTATAACCCCAGTATCTGAAACCTTCGCTACTCTAATAACCCAGGCTACTACTCCTCCATTTAATGGATTTAACCTTACGACCTTCGGATGGATCAACTTAGGGCCTTTCCCCAACTCCTGGATGAATGGAATTTACACATCCCCTGGGAACACTGGAGGCTTCTCCAACTCAACTATAGATCAGGTCCTACAGAACGCCCTAAACTCACCGACCTTATCCCAAGAGATAAACTACACTAAACAGGCCGAGTACCTTTTACAACAGCAGGAACCCTACGTGGTTTACACTTGGAGCAACGGTATTCAGGCTGTGTACCTTCCAAACTGGGCCAACTATATATACCTTGAGTCTGGAACCCCAGAGTACGCCATAAACATCATGGACGTTCATCCAACAAACCAGGCCTTAAATGGGACGTTCATATTCTCATCGATATCGAGCGACCAACCTAGGCACATAAACATATACGCCAGCACTTCCCTCTACGCGTTCAACACCCTAGACGATATGTACGACTCCCTTGGAATATCCCCCTTAAATAACCCGACCCAAGTCATGCCATGGGTAGCCTCTTCCTGGACCGTCCAGAAGCCAGTGACCATGACCTTGCCCAATGGAGACAGGATCGTGAACGGTTCAGTCATCACCGTGAACCTGGTGCACAACGATACCTGGATAGACGGTGTGCCCCTAACTGCCTATGACGTTAACTTCACTGTCTGGTACTATGACCTCCCTGGAATGATGGGGACAAACACCTTTGATGGAGTTACGTTAAACTACACTTACCTAGCCAATCAAGGTTTCATAAACACCGAC belongs to Metallosphaera tengchongensis and includes:
- a CDS encoding ABC transporter permease, coding for MLIVMGLARYLIKRIAERLVLLFGILVFNFAIFQVLPTLYGINPAELYVPLTYKGLPRSELVQALDAQFGLNLPLPERFFIYIKSLLTFHLGISMSYQEPVITLVEQRFPVTALLVIPSLILSSILAVVLGLYSISRQGKIGDSVVSFTSIMTYFIPAFWLGEIVLYFFGFYFKIFPTNLGEAITNNGHPLQGVVYWVDLLKFLTLPILFITVISYGVRNILFRNNGIELMGSNFVNYLRARGIDDRNILYKHITRNAIIPVVTRVGIDIAFLFAGVVFIEDVFNIPGLGRLLVRASENLDVPLLGGDFYIISLFAVVILLALDLVYPLIDPRVKYE
- a CDS encoding ABC transporter substrate-binding protein, which encodes MRRILILISLLLVIAMFIAVPVEVSSFAIANFDTPVLTPSQAIYNEPWVGTIVYTYAYSTHTDEFNALLAGKVDFISLTHISEINELKHAPYNQTAFLAIAPQESFGQVVFAFGNNLTSNIYFRYAISSLINPENVTSYVLDNGVLGVDEPYFVNPSLQVYQQWFNPQVESFYQQYESYNLTRAVMYLEMVPGVTHQNGQWFYQGKPLKLTFYYTFPPNTLKRFADLLASSAAAINLSITPVSETFATLITQATTPPFNGFNLTTFGWINLGPFPNSWMNGIYTSPGNTGGFSNSTIDQVLQNALNSPTLSQEINYTKQAEYLLQQQEPYVVYTWSNGIQAVYLPNWANYIYLESGTPEYAINIMDVHPTNQALNGTFIFSSISSDQPRHINIYASTSLYAFNTLDDMYDSLGISPLNNPTQVMPWVASSWTVQKPVTMTLPNGDRIVNGSVITVNLVHNDTWIDGVPLTAYDVNFTVWYYDLPGMMGTNTFDGVTLNYTYLANQGFINTDLFGTIPSLVWTNVTNPYQIVFYLNSSSYVNEYLVLTEYPIMPAHVIAPVNVVTLYHSTLAPEISSGPYMFSSYNSEAKTVTVTYNPYYFRINPLIFLKNVTAGQPYNFTATFQYYTWDNSTSSLVPNPVNGTAMMWLKYLNVSGESYGNATMPVPMKMVSPGNYMGTINTTGLKPGIYEIVSKVTWNNGTRELYSYGSLNVTAKVTPPTTTPPTTVTTSTSSTTIEVVAGVIVVIVIIAVAVILLRRR
- a CDS encoding ABC transporter permease, yielding MNKVVTDLLSRKSFIFSVVVIAFFVILALAAPILTSYNNPYSISQQFVAAPYAVPSWATLFPQYRSLPPNVHLTLTGSGGNEVNSTYIRVVVPPGGTENVSFPIKWNWSHPYNVIISFNLLAPDTTGFNVNLYLNNLNIMTLSPIPITPTVQVKPGTVNHVMFNSESINPSNSPYVNSLPFQDQPLASYEFPSAALPKPGLYYLVVSFQNTGNSKETFLISNPQFSSLGFAYGRLGTDDNGGSVFSEFIYGARFDLYLSLVASALIIGIGLIIGLLAGYIGGFTDLTLNALTDFFLLIPGLPLLIVLISIFDATGVIVNVNKALIILLIISFLSWPGTAKIIRGQTLSLRNRTFVEASRALGEGKFRILFRHIVPNLMGILFAQLAYDVPGVILAESGLDFLGLGIINFPTWGNMLGFATNNISFVNGFAWWWVLPPGIGIILLSTAFYYFGTAMLDVLSPYKLRGE